Proteins co-encoded in one Haladaptatus sp. ZSTT2 genomic window:
- a CDS encoding AAA family ATPase, producing the protein MRVAEAYELSRRVTDTIGNAVITEQEFLDTVLTGLLARGHVLLEDVPGTGKTLTARSLGTALGLSFSRIQFTPDLLPADVTGTHVFNEKNRDFEFKKGPIFANVVLADEINRASPKTQAALLEAMEEKQVTVDGQTHKLPDPFFVIATQNPAERNEGTFPLPEAQKDRFIIKTSMGYPNREGERELLARRESREDRSPTVNTVCSPQEVLDLQRVSEQVRVQKDVQDYIVDLTRATREDERVTVGASPRATQRLFEAARARAVLDGEEYVTPEHVKRVAHPVLDHRIVLTADARVNGVEKYDVIEAVLSSVDVPTITYATR; encoded by the coding sequence ATGCGAGTTGCCGAGGCATACGAGTTGAGCCGTCGCGTGACCGACACGATTGGAAATGCGGTCATCACCGAACAAGAGTTTTTAGACACCGTCCTCACCGGACTGCTCGCCCGCGGGCACGTCCTCTTAGAAGACGTTCCCGGCACCGGAAAGACCCTCACCGCCCGGAGTCTCGGGACGGCGCTTGGACTCTCGTTTTCGCGCATCCAGTTTACCCCCGACTTGCTCCCGGCCGACGTGACTGGCACGCACGTCTTCAACGAGAAAAACCGGGACTTCGAGTTCAAGAAAGGCCCCATCTTCGCGAACGTCGTCCTCGCAGACGAAATCAATCGTGCCTCGCCGAAGACCCAGGCCGCGCTGCTCGAAGCGATGGAGGAAAAACAGGTGACAGTCGACGGCCAGACCCACAAACTCCCCGACCCCTTCTTCGTTATCGCCACGCAGAACCCCGCAGAGCGAAACGAGGGGACGTTCCCGCTCCCCGAGGCGCAGAAAGACCGATTCATCATCAAGACGAGCATGGGCTACCCAAACCGCGAGGGCGAACGCGAACTGCTCGCCCGCCGTGAATCGCGCGAAGACCGGAGCCCAACCGTCAACACCGTCTGCTCGCCACAGGAGGTGCTCGACCTTCAGCGCGTCTCAGAGCAGGTGCGCGTGCAAAAAGACGTCCAAGACTACATTGTCGACCTCACGCGCGCGACGCGAGAAGACGAACGCGTCACCGTCGGGGCGTCGCCGCGTGCGACCCAGCGCCTGTTCGAGGCCGCGCGCGCTCGCGCCGTCCTCGACGGCGAGGAGTACGTCACGCCAGAACACGTAAAGCGCGTCGCCCACCCCGTCCTCGACCACCGTATCGTGCTCACCGCTGACGCGCGGGTGAACGGCGTGGAAAAATACGACGTTATCGAGGCGGTGCTGTCGTCGGTGGACGTGCCGACGATTACCTATGCAACGCGATAA
- a CDS encoding GNAT family N-acetyltransferase: MDYRPIPEADERAFFDIGQYAFSPEDHPTDDSFEERKPYDRKNRGLYDGDDLLAISGWHDFTLSVRGEWVRVGGVSSVATPPEHRRKGYVQQMLADMLTEFREESIDYSALWPFEYEFYRKYGWGTCSKRTKWEFAPEALADALPEASGTFRKLSTDDLPALRDLHEQFAAGWNLAMRRSDTWWEHRIFDPAWADTYVYGWERDGDLRAAVVYTVEKAGDYERTLKVWDVAYRDDAAFTQLLRFFYHHLSQMKQIELHTAADTSLFDRVTDPRALDCEVLTGPMFRLTAVETGLSGLPYPEDATGSIVLDVSDPIAPWNDGRFAFTVENGQAACTQTAAEADVSVDIATLSQLTVGYLTADQARRYAGLTTESDAALAVLSDAFPRAQTYLREHF, from the coding sequence ATGGACTACCGCCCGATACCCGAAGCAGACGAGCGAGCTTTCTTCGACATCGGCCAGTACGCCTTCAGCCCCGAAGACCACCCGACAGACGACTCTTTCGAGGAGCGAAAACCCTACGACCGCAAGAATCGCGGGCTCTACGATGGTGACGACCTTCTCGCAATCAGCGGGTGGCACGACTTTACGCTCTCCGTGCGCGGCGAGTGGGTTCGCGTCGGCGGTGTTTCGAGCGTTGCGACCCCGCCCGAACATCGTCGGAAGGGCTACGTCCAGCAAATGCTGGCCGACATGCTCACAGAGTTCCGCGAGGAGAGCATTGACTACTCTGCGCTTTGGCCGTTCGAGTACGAGTTCTACCGGAAGTACGGCTGGGGAACGTGCAGCAAGCGCACGAAGTGGGAGTTCGCCCCCGAAGCCCTCGCGGACGCGCTCCCGGAGGCGAGTGGAACCTTCCGCAAACTCTCGACCGACGACCTCCCTGCCCTCCGCGACCTCCACGAGCAGTTCGCCGCGGGCTGGAACCTCGCCATGCGCCGCTCAGATACGTGGTGGGAGCATCGCATCTTTGACCCCGCCTGGGCCGACACCTACGTCTACGGCTGGGAACGCGACGGTGACCTCCGCGCCGCCGTTGTCTACACCGTCGAGAAAGCAGGCGACTACGAGCGCACGCTCAAGGTGTGGGACGTTGCCTACCGCGACGACGCGGCATTCACACAGCTCCTGCGCTTTTTCTACCACCATCTCTCGCAGATGAAGCAGATAGAACTCCACACCGCGGCCGATACGTCGCTGTTCGACCGCGTCACAGACCCCCGCGCACTCGATTGCGAGGTGCTGACGGGGCCGATGTTCCGGCTCACGGCTGTCGAAACCGGACTCTCGGGTCTGCCCTACCCCGAGGATGCAACCGGCAGCATCGTTCTCGACGTGAGTGACCCGATTGCGCCGTGGAACGACGGGCGGTTCGCGTTCACCGTCGAAAACGGGCAGGCAGCGTGTACACAGACGGCGGCAGAGGCGGACGTTTCCGTGGACATCGCCACACTCTCACAGCTCACAGTGGGGTATCTCACGGCCGACCAAGCCCGTCGCTACGCCGGACTCACAACCGAGTCTGACGCCGCGCTCGCGGTGCTCTCGGATGCCTTCCCGCGCGCCCAGACCTACCTGCGCGAGCACTTCTAA
- a CDS encoding DUF1616 domain-containing protein, producing MSESRTPFPTDLLLVVALTLFADAAILVADVSGTLRILVGLPLILVLPGYAMISALYPGRIPEEGTHDRDDPKKGLRKLPSNYGMSPVERIGLSIVASLALVPFVVFVLNFVWALEVTPILLGVSALTLLLAVVALVLRLLLPAERQYRPSFGMRTDSASHTGSLGSSRSKLPTILLAVSLLLVAASAGFAATVPPQSEEFSALYYASVPTGQSEEAPGPFAAGQPADVPIGINNHEGEEVTYTVVGELQRVEQADNGELQVVEEEELVRQEITVADGENATQNVTVEPTLTGGNLRMAFYLYKGDVPENPSADNAYRSIHRWVTVNGGGDIEPPAGTSQQLSTQTVYARPS from the coding sequence ATGAGCGAGTCGAGAACGCCGTTTCCGACGGACTTGTTGCTGGTCGTGGCGCTGACGCTGTTTGCCGATGCCGCCATCCTCGTCGCGGACGTGAGTGGAACCCTCCGCATCCTCGTGGGGCTGCCGCTTATCTTGGTGCTGCCGGGCTATGCGATGATTTCTGCCCTCTATCCCGGTCGCATTCCAGAAGAAGGAACCCACGACCGCGACGACCCAAAAAAGGGACTGCGAAAGCTCCCCAGCAACTACGGAATGAGCCCGGTCGAGCGCATTGGACTGTCTATCGTCGCCAGCCTCGCGCTCGTGCCGTTCGTCGTCTTCGTCCTGAACTTCGTGTGGGCGCTCGAAGTCACGCCAATCCTCCTCGGCGTGAGCGCGCTCACGCTCCTGTTGGCAGTGGTGGCGCTCGTGCTCCGCCTTCTTTTGCCCGCAGAGCGCCAGTATCGCCCGTCGTTCGGGATGCGCACCGACTCCGCGAGCCACACCGGGTCGCTCGGTTCGAGTCGGTCGAAACTCCCGACCATCCTGCTCGCGGTCAGCCTGCTGCTGGTCGCCGCGAGCGCCGGATTTGCGGCCACCGTCCCGCCGCAGTCTGAGGAGTTCTCGGCGCTCTACTACGCCTCCGTGCCGACCGGCCAGTCAGAAGAGGCTCCCGGCCCGTTCGCCGCCGGACAGCCCGCAGACGTGCCAATCGGCATCAACAACCACGAGGGTGAAGAGGTGACCTACACCGTGGTTGGCGAACTCCAGCGCGTCGAGCAGGCCGACAACGGCGAGTTACAGGTGGTCGAAGAAGAGGAACTCGTCCGCCAAGAGATAACGGTTGCAGACGGTGAGAACGCCACCCAGAACGTCACCGTCGAGCCGACGCTGACCGGCGGGAACCTCCGGATGGCGTTCTACCTCTACAAGGGCGACGTACCCGAGAACCCATCCGCGGACAACGCCTACCGCTCTATCCACCGCTGGGTGACGGTAAACGGCGGCGGCGACATCGAGCCGCCCGCGGGCACGTCACAACAGCTATCCACGCAGACCGTTTACGCACGCCCAAGCTAA
- a CDS encoding alpha/beta hydrolase family protein — MTGTYPTRRRLLLASGSALTAALAGCASQGGGDGTTTDTESVADASVNAQTATQTATSDTDSAAESQTNATETMTPDPASFDGESVTFTTDGDAEIQGTLYGDGDCGVVMVPQTNFDRESWREQAQLLAATGHAALPIDEGDEPPAAVLAAMAYLKEAVGVSNVVLIGGSSGGEAVVRANAQAEDGAVAGVMGISTAGGGEVAGDLQGRKLFIVGKDDDKRFVDTAKQLHENAPDPKRLVILDSDAHAQRIFDSPHADTLTDLLLSFVEESCGT; from the coding sequence ATGACCGGGACCTATCCGACCCGCAGACGCCTGTTGTTGGCGTCCGGGTCGGCGCTCACCGCCGCACTTGCGGGGTGTGCGTCACAAGGAGGTGGCGACGGCACCACGACCGACACAGAATCGGTCGCCGATGCCTCGGTAAATGCACAAACGGCCACGCAGACGGCCACGAGCGACACCGACAGCGCAGCAGAAAGTCAGACCAACGCCACAGAGACGATGACACCGGACCCCGCGTCGTTCGACGGCGAGTCGGTGACGTTCACCACAGACGGCGACGCCGAGATTCAGGGCACTCTCTATGGCGACGGCGACTGCGGCGTCGTCATGGTCCCACAAACTAACTTCGACCGTGAAAGCTGGCGAGAACAGGCGCAGTTGCTCGCCGCGACCGGGCACGCGGCACTCCCCATCGACGAAGGTGACGAGCCGCCCGCAGCCGTCCTCGCCGCGATGGCCTACCTGAAAGAAGCCGTCGGCGTCTCGAACGTCGTGCTCATTGGCGGCAGCTCCGGTGGCGAGGCGGTCGTTCGCGCAAACGCACAGGCAGAAGACGGCGCGGTCGCTGGCGTGATGGGCATCTCCACCGCCGGTGGCGGCGAGGTCGCAGGCGACCTCCAAGGGCGAAAGCTGTTCATTGTCGGAAAAGACGACGACAAGCGCTTCGTCGATACCGCAAAACAACTCCACGAGAACGCCCCCGACCCGAAACGCCTCGTGATTCTGGACAGCGACGCCCACGCCCAGCGCATTTTCGACTCACCTCACGCAGACACCCTCACCGACCTACTTCTCTCGTTCGTCGAAGAGTCCTGCGGCACTTAG
- a CDS encoding DsbA family protein, whose amino-acid sequence MTEKKSRRRILQLTGSAALLSLAGCASLTDNALDSQEEQQTTTAAESQQTTATTTAENIDQSPDEGNGDSTQAVTRKSEEIVKPAGAIMDAPVEDTDSTYAVMGSSDADAKITFYGNWKCPYTQEFAVGGFLDEIVREYVKPGDLQIEYRALAFLGGEPFLGEDAPLSAQAGLAAWDTDPENYWTYFAYVFKNQPQERFDWGTKEQMKVFAEEAGIADVEAFTTALDQETYLGDVEATTEAAAEVNVSTVPRLVFEDGTMVRPTVDAEKTRAQIEAAIEN is encoded by the coding sequence ATGACAGAGAAAAAATCCAGACGTCGAATCCTCCAGCTGACCGGTAGCGCCGCGCTGCTCAGCCTTGCAGGCTGTGCGAGCCTCACGGACAATGCACTTGACAGCCAAGAAGAACAACAGACCACGACGGCCGCCGAAAGCCAGCAGACCACAGCGACGACGACGGCCGAAAACATCGACCAGTCGCCGGACGAGGGCAACGGCGACTCCACGCAGGCAGTCACACGCAAGAGCGAGGAAATCGTGAAACCAGCCGGTGCGATCATGGATGCGCCCGTAGAAGACACCGACTCCACGTACGCGGTCATGGGGTCGAGTGACGCCGACGCGAAAATCACGTTCTACGGGAACTGGAAGTGCCCGTACACCCAGGAGTTCGCCGTTGGCGGCTTCCTCGACGAAATCGTCCGCGAGTACGTCAAACCCGGCGACCTTCAAATCGAGTACCGCGCGCTCGCGTTCCTCGGTGGCGAGCCGTTCCTCGGTGAGGACGCCCCACTCTCCGCACAGGCCGGGCTTGCGGCGTGGGACACCGACCCCGAGAACTACTGGACGTACTTCGCGTACGTGTTCAAAAACCAGCCACAGGAACGCTTCGACTGGGGTACCAAAGAACAGATGAAAGTGTTCGCAGAAGAAGCGGGCATCGCAGACGTCGAGGCGTTCACCACGGCACTCGACCAAGAGACCTACCTCGGAGATGTGGAAGCCACGACCGAAGCCGCAGCCGAAGTCAACGTCTCTACGGTGCCTCGCCTCGTCTTCGAGGACGGGACGATGGTTCGTCCGACCGTGGACGCAGAAAAGACGCGCGCCCAAATCGAAGCCGCAATCGAAAACTAA
- a CDS encoding oligosaccharide flippase family protein: MQRSILSGFLSIFGSKVFILVLGLATTPILYRLMGPAQYGEYAFVLSIFMMFMIFVSSGVADGVRKYIPEDRSIDNWSGYVIGFYFRMGLVLALFGAGVLVLLAETGLVARFFGADFVPYFYVLAVLVIVAQFRTFVRRTLMGFGLERYSEPLKILYEVTFVVIAIPAVYYGYGVMGALAGQVLGSALVMFLGFIVVHRKSTLVNVVRRTPRGFPWRELVAFNSLSIVLIFCLMSLYHIDILLLGALTDSTQVGHYKAALKLAEFLWFVPTSIQMVFVHSTSKLWSQNRTGQISELAARATRYTLLLTAVMALGLYSIAHIAVPVYFGKEATPAVEPLLLLLPGALGFAVARPILAIGQGKGDLKLPIIATASAALINLVLNIILIPRFGMNGAAIATSTGYASMFVFHIWSARKIGFNPLSDARLGRIALTTGLAAIPILALPSYIPQNLVPFVSGDIVTLLVVPPVGLVIFLTFAFVTGALGIGEVLDILSSALPGSIAEPVVRLRDRYASSGSLFGNDSLQYILVFIGMVLFISGIAFAVMGPDLGPVDSPDVNVPGLNQTNDTSTAATQTPTQTDGTTATSTAATTQDTTQTDDGGGTTASTTTATTTATATTTSTTAEPTDEPTDEPTDDPTTEDPTTTATTTSTTTTTAEPTTTTTTTTAEPTTTTSTTTSTTSTTTSTTTTTTNTTTASTTESTNTTTTSSTTSSTTESTTSSTNSTAGFSVPTGIGLATLGVGLRRIRRGDEAAYGADNKGREESVKNQ, translated from the coding sequence GTGCAACGTAGTATTCTGAGCGGTTTTCTCTCGATTTTCGGGTCGAAGGTTTTCATCCTCGTCCTTGGGCTCGCGACGACGCCCATCCTCTATCGTCTCATGGGCCCCGCCCAGTACGGTGAGTACGCCTTCGTGCTCTCGATTTTCATGATGTTCATGATTTTCGTGAGCTCCGGGGTCGCAGACGGGGTTCGCAAATACATCCCCGAAGACCGCTCCATCGACAACTGGAGTGGCTACGTCATCGGCTTTTACTTTCGCATGGGACTCGTGCTTGCCCTGTTCGGTGCGGGCGTGCTCGTCCTCCTCGCAGAAACCGGCCTCGTCGCACGCTTTTTCGGCGCGGATTTCGTTCCGTACTTCTACGTTCTCGCGGTGCTCGTCATCGTCGCGCAGTTTCGGACGTTCGTCAGACGGACGCTCATGGGATTCGGCCTCGAACGCTACTCTGAGCCGCTCAAAATTCTGTATGAAGTGACGTTCGTCGTCATCGCCATCCCCGCGGTCTACTACGGCTACGGGGTCATGGGCGCGCTCGCCGGGCAGGTACTCGGCAGTGCGCTCGTGATGTTTCTCGGCTTCATCGTAGTCCACCGCAAGAGCACGCTGGTGAACGTGGTTCGGCGCACTCCACGGGGCTTCCCGTGGCGCGAACTGGTCGCGTTCAACTCGCTTTCGATTGTGCTCATCTTCTGTCTGATGTCGCTCTATCACATCGACATCCTCTTGCTTGGGGCGCTCACCGACAGCACGCAGGTCGGCCACTACAAGGCGGCGCTCAAACTCGCTGAGTTCCTGTGGTTCGTCCCCACCTCGATTCAGATGGTGTTCGTCCACTCGACGTCGAAACTCTGGTCACAGAACCGGACGGGGCAGATTTCAGAACTCGCCGCCCGCGCGACGCGGTACACCCTTTTGCTCACCGCCGTGATGGCGCTCGGGTTGTACTCGATTGCCCACATCGCCGTGCCAGTGTACTTCGGCAAGGAAGCGACGCCCGCCGTCGAGCCACTCTTGCTCCTCCTTCCCGGTGCGCTCGGGTTCGCCGTTGCGCGCCCCATCCTCGCCATTGGTCAGGGGAAAGGCGACCTGAAACTGCCGATTATCGCCACGGCAAGCGCCGCACTCATCAACCTCGTGTTGAACATCATCCTCATCCCACGGTTCGGGATGAACGGCGCGGCGATTGCGACGAGCACCGGTTACGCGTCGATGTTCGTGTTCCATATCTGGTCTGCGCGCAAAATCGGGTTCAACCCGCTCTCTGACGCCCGACTCGGGCGTATCGCGCTCACGACTGGCCTCGCGGCCATCCCCATCCTCGCGCTGCCGAGTTACATCCCACAGAACCTCGTGCCGTTCGTCTCCGGCGACATCGTGACGCTCCTTGTCGTGCCGCCGGTCGGCCTCGTCATCTTCCTCACCTTCGCGTTCGTCACGGGCGCACTCGGCATCGGTGAGGTGCTCGACATCCTCTCGTCTGCGCTGCCCGGCAGCATCGCCGAGCCCGTCGTTCGTCTGCGCGATCGCTATGCTAGCAGTGGGTCACTGTTCGGGAACGACTCGCTTCAGTACATCCTCGTGTTCATCGGGATGGTGTTGTTCATCTCGGGAATTGCCTTCGCCGTCATGGGGCCAGACCTCGGCCCGGTCGATAGCCCCGACGTGAACGTGCCCGGGCTGAACCAGACCAACGATACGAGTACGGCGGCCACACAGACGCCGACGCAAACCGACGGCACGACCGCCACGTCAACCGCAGCGACCACGCAGGATACCACGCAAACAGACGACGGTGGCGGTACGACAGCCTCGACGACGACCGCAACCACGACAGCCACTGCTACGACCACCTCGACGACCGCAGAACCGACGGATGAACCAACGGACGAGCCAACCGACGACCCGACCACTGAAGACCCAACGACGACTGCAACCACGACTTCGACCACGACGACGACCGCGGAGCCGACCACAACGACGACCACGACAACTGCAGAGCCAACCACGACGACTTCGACCACGACTTCGACAACCTCGACGACAACCTCGACGACAACCACCACGACGAATACGACGACGGCGTCAACAACTGAATCGACGAACACGACAACCACGTCCTCTACGACGAGTTCGACGACGGAGTCAACGACGTCCAGTACGAACTCGACGGCCGGGTTTAGCGTCCCAACCGGGATTGGTCTCGCCACTTTAGGAGTGGGACTGCGTCGCATACGGCGTGGCGACGAGGCCGCTTACGGGGCCGATAATAAAGGTAGAGAGGAGTCTGTGAAGAATCAATGA
- a CDS encoding DUF58 domain-containing protein encodes MLRETKRWRGVTAISLLTAMGGLLANRPLLLLVATVGIVYLVYPRVTGTPDGTLELDRRLSTDTPGHNEVVDVTVTLRNTGSSLLPDVRIVDGVPETLTVTAGTPRHSATLLPGRETTFTYSITAKRGAHPFTPATVILNDIAGAREVETNVASETELRCDAEVSEMPLRQQTTQLYGRVLTADGGSGVEFHQTREYRPGDSIHQIDWNRHARTGKLSTIEFRQERAGRVVVLVDAREQSYRRATEDDPHAVAYARYAAEQLFESLLASRDQVGLAVVGREFAWLSPGAGNDHRIRGKTLLATSNSLAPRPPERDAFDDAQFTELRTQLTASTQVVVLSPLVDDDIVSEVKRLDAHGHRVTVLSPCVTGGDTLGGEVAHIERVQRIRQLRAGEIPVIDWNPDRPLEAALEDIGRWRL; translated from the coding sequence ATGCTGCGTGAGACGAAACGCTGGCGGGGCGTCACCGCAATCAGTCTCCTCACCGCGATGGGCGGACTCCTCGCGAACCGGCCGCTGTTGTTGCTCGTTGCCACCGTTGGCATCGTCTACCTCGTCTACCCGCGCGTGACCGGCACGCCAGACGGAACGCTCGAACTCGATCGGCGGCTGAGCACTGACACGCCCGGCCACAACGAAGTGGTCGACGTGACGGTAACGCTCAGAAACACCGGCTCGTCACTCCTGCCAGACGTGCGCATTGTAGACGGCGTCCCCGAGACGCTCACCGTGACCGCGGGAACGCCCCGCCACAGCGCGACGCTGCTCCCCGGCAGAGAGACCACGTTCACCTACTCGATTACCGCAAAGCGCGGCGCACACCCGTTCACGCCCGCAACGGTCATCTTGAACGACATCGCGGGCGCACGCGAGGTGGAGACGAACGTCGCAAGCGAGACAGAACTGCGCTGTGACGCAGAGGTCTCTGAGATGCCACTTCGCCAGCAGACAACCCAACTCTACGGGCGCGTGCTCACCGCAGACGGCGGCAGCGGCGTCGAGTTCCACCAGACCCGCGAGTACCGCCCCGGCGACTCCATCCACCAGATCGACTGGAACCGCCACGCGCGGACGGGCAAGCTCTCGACCATCGAGTTCCGCCAAGAGCGCGCCGGTCGCGTCGTCGTCCTCGTCGATGCCCGCGAACAGTCCTACCGACGGGCAACGGAGGACGACCCACACGCGGTCGCATACGCGCGCTACGCCGCAGAACAGCTGTTCGAGTCGCTGCTCGCCTCGCGTGACCAGGTCGGCCTCGCGGTCGTCGGCCGCGAGTTCGCGTGGCTCTCCCCGGGCGCTGGAAACGACCACCGCATCCGCGGGAAAACCCTGCTCGCAACGTCGAACAGCCTCGCTCCGCGGCCACCCGAGCGAGACGCCTTCGACGACGCCCAGTTCACCGAGCTGCGCACCCAACTCACGGCCTCGACGCAGGTGGTCGTCCTCTCACCGCTGGTCGATGACGACATCGTGAGCGAGGTCAAACGCCTCGACGCCCACGGCCACCGCGTAACGGTGCTCAGCCCGTGTGTCACGGGCGGAGACACCCTTGGCGGAGAAGTCGCCCACATAGAACGCGTCCAGCGGATTCGACAGCTTCGCGCCGGTGAGATTCCGGTCATCGACTGGAACCCAGACCGGCCGCTTGAAGCCGCCTTAGAGGACATCGGGAGGTGGCGGCTATGA
- a CDS encoding DUF7269 family protein: MSFRRVVFGVLGVGIFMLAYLATGNPDLAGALPGEALVSALGNDYLVLVVVAVLAAVITLFVTVSARNGARDHTTPPEAEQVTEVPLAGDIYDDLISNSPLWALTHREACDLAKQQLTATAVRVVQAERGCTQTTAKEQVARGTWTDDPFAARFLGSEAPPLEPEQWLTTAIRLETPTQRGARHAATELVARAGGDGHAA, from the coding sequence ATGAGCTTCCGTCGTGTCGTCTTTGGCGTCCTCGGCGTTGGCATCTTCATGCTCGCGTACCTCGCGACGGGCAACCCCGACCTCGCCGGCGCACTTCCGGGCGAGGCGTTGGTTTCGGCGCTCGGGAACGACTACCTCGTGCTCGTGGTCGTCGCCGTCCTCGCCGCCGTAATCACCCTGTTCGTGACGGTTTCTGCGCGAAACGGCGCGCGCGACCACACCACGCCGCCGGAAGCAGAACAGGTCACGGAGGTTCCGCTCGCCGGTGACATCTACGACGACCTCATCTCGAACTCGCCGCTGTGGGCGCTCACCCACCGTGAGGCGTGCGACCTCGCAAAACAGCAACTGACCGCGACGGCCGTGCGAGTCGTGCAAGCAGAGCGCGGGTGTACCCAGACAACGGCCAAAGAACAGGTCGCCCGCGGGACCTGGACCGACGACCCCTTCGCCGCCCGCTTCCTTGGGAGCGAGGCCCCGCCGTTAGAACCCGAACAGTGGCTGACCACGGCCATCAGGCTGGAGACACCAACCCAACGGGGTGCCCGCCACGCGGCGACCGAACTCGTCGCCCGCGCCGGAGGTGACGGCCATGCTGCGTGA
- a CDS encoding DUF7519 family protein produces MSAPVRKPTRIASVAAVLAGALPAFFIVELPAIPTALVFIVGGLFVAGLGDEARTHGYRWLGHGVVAIGVLVGLVGVARGFAAAPSPRFMVVVGPTLLGAWVLGLGVIPLRKGSRWLVKAGSFFLLAGVVMAGVVQMGDLGTFLLATIALVVAWDAGDHSITLGQQLGRGAQTAQVEVTHLVGTVGAGVIAYLATKAVDGFGTPGVPLSALLGLLVAVLVLLIALHR; encoded by the coding sequence ATGAGCGCACCCGTGCGGAAACCAACCCGCATCGCAAGCGTCGCGGCGGTGCTCGCAGGCGCGCTCCCGGCGTTTTTCATCGTCGAGTTGCCCGCGATTCCGACCGCGCTCGTGTTCATCGTCGGGGGACTGTTCGTCGCCGGGCTTGGCGACGAGGCACGAACCCACGGCTATCGCTGGCTCGGTCACGGTGTCGTCGCCATCGGCGTGCTCGTCGGCCTCGTCGGCGTCGCGCGCGGCTTCGCCGCCGCCCCGAGTCCGCGGTTTATGGTCGTCGTTGGTCCGACACTGCTCGGCGCGTGGGTGCTCGGGCTTGGCGTCATCCCGTTGCGAAAGGGGTCGCGTTGGCTCGTCAAAGCGGGGAGTTTCTTCCTGCTCGCAGGCGTCGTCATGGCTGGCGTCGTCCAGATGGGCGACCTCGGCACGTTCCTGCTCGCGACCATCGCGCTCGTCGTCGCGTGGGACGCAGGCGACCACAGCATCACCCTTGGCCAGCAACTCGGCCGAGGCGCACAGACCGCACAGGTCGAAGTGACGCATCTCGTGGGCACCGTCGGGGCGGGAGTCATCGCGTATCTCGCCACAAAAGCAGTCGATGGGTTCGGGACGCCCGGCGTCCCGTTGTCTGCGTTGCTCGGATTACTCGTCGCGGTGCTGGTGTTGCTTATCGCGTTGCATAGGTAA
- a CDS encoding DUF4129 domain-containing protein: MDTDRLLSAVVAVLCILSVGFASTTLDDSVTTKPEDVINIDYDKLPINPQEAEEFKGDDVTTADPESTGTPTAESKTETQGNTATPGEGDAELSDPQAGGANQQTEATGQGSSPQVVGESLLDKFLSFLMTLLPFVLIGAVLAVAVKKRETIAGWLEHAERNEPVSTQPTVVARPENEVYQAWHEVASAIPYVQRKAMTPDEVAAALRDETDLDDELLMELTKTFKRIRYGGAPVTDDDRALAARVEDQLTAQRVAEK; encoded by the coding sequence ATGGATACGGATAGACTTCTCTCTGCGGTCGTTGCGGTGCTTTGCATCCTCTCGGTTGGCTTCGCCTCGACGACGCTCGACGATTCGGTGACCACGAAACCGGAGGACGTCATCAATATCGACTATGACAAACTTCCTATAAATCCACAGGAAGCAGAGGAGTTCAAGGGCGATGACGTGACGACTGCAGACCCGGAGTCCACCGGCACGCCCACCGCAGAGAGTAAAACAGAAACCCAAGGGAACACAGCGACACCGGGCGAGGGTGATGCGGAGCTAAGCGATCCACAGGCCGGCGGTGCAAACCAGCAGACAGAAGCGACGGGACAGGGGTCGAGTCCACAGGTTGTCGGAGAAAGCCTGCTCGACAAATTCCTCTCGTTTCTCATGACGCTCTTGCCGTTCGTGCTCATCGGTGCCGTCCTCGCGGTCGCGGTAAAAAAGCGCGAGACGATAGCTGGCTGGCTCGAACACGCGGAGCGAAACGAACCCGTTTCGACCCAACCGACCGTGGTTGCCCGCCCCGAAAACGAAGTGTATCAAGCGTGGCACGAAGTCGCGAGCGCGATTCCGTACGTCCAACGCAAGGCGATGACGCCCGACGAAGTCGCGGCCGCGCTTCGGGACGAAACCGACCTCGACGATGAGCTACTCATGGAGCTGACGAAGACGTTCAAACGCATTCGCTACGGCGGTGCGCCGGTGACCGACGACGACCGCGCGCTCGCCGCACGGGTAGAAGACCAACTCACCGCACAGCGGGTGGCTGAGAAATGA